Below is a genomic region from Molothrus ater isolate BHLD 08-10-18 breed brown headed cowbird chromosome 15, BPBGC_Mater_1.1, whole genome shotgun sequence.
tggcactGAAGAACCTCCAGGGGAACAGCCCTTCCCAAACCCATGCAATCTTCAGCTTTGCATTTCCCTGGGGAAAGGGCTGCTCTAGAAAAGCTGGCTCccctctggcactggggtgagcacagctgggacagaccCAGACACTGCTCCAAGGGCTGCTCGGGAAATTGGTCAGATAGAAATTCTCACTTTTTGCCTGTTTCTATGAATTTGTAAGAACTCAGATCTCGTGCTGGGCCCCTCTGCCTGGGTGTGGGCCAAAAGGCTCAAGGCATTGCATGTGAAATAGGAAACCAGGTGAAAgcttccctgggctgtgctgctgtgccagtgggATGGGCCTAGGAAGCCACAGTTTCCTCAGATGGTGTGGAAAGGAACAGCTCCTCTGCTGACTCTGCTCCTACCCCATGGCACCTGTGCTTTGGGATGGGTGTGACACGGGCCAGGGACGAGAGGACGCTGggacacacagcagtgctgccaggcagctccaggcaggagcagggaattcaCAGTTCAGGGTGGTTTTGTGCCCAGGTCTGCAGCATGGGGAGGGCAGTGAGAGCCTGACCTAGTTCAGCACTGTGGGGAAAAACTGCTGGGAATGGAAGCTCCTTCTGGGCAGATGGAAaatctgtctgtgctgcacagccaggccaggctccaCCGGGGTCCcagacagctctgctgagaaCACTTGGCAGCACaatttgttaaataaacaaACTGCACAGAGAATCAGAGCAGCCTGAGACTCGTGCTCAGACACTGCAGGGGACATTCAGCAGATCTtgtcccctctctgctgtggtgtccccagggaaggggggcTGCCTCAGGGACCGGtgtgggctgggggtgcagcccctgctcaggaTGCTCTGCCTGGAGTGGGAGGGGAACAACTCAAACAATGCCCTGCTTGGAAAGCTGTCAGTGAGCAGAGAAGGTGTTCATGCTGCTTTTGGGGTGAATAATGCCAAAACCAGCCTGATCCATGGATCCCAAAGTTAAACATCCTGAGAGCCAGGTGAAAATGGGGCAGATGATAAAGTGCCTGATAAAGGAACAAACAAGTGATGCTACTGACACCTCACCCAAAGgtgctgagctggcacagctggcccAGACACATctgcctgccagcccaggcCCACTGTTTAACAGAGGGTTTTCCAACACACCCCTCTTGGAGAGTGTGTGGAGATTCCTCCCTGGAGTGGGGACGCCCCTCAAGGCCACTCCTCAGGGCTGAGCCAGAGAGATTTGCCCACAGTGGTTGGTGTGGATGAGTAACACCATTCTCTAGCTAATACTTTTTACTGTCTTTAGTATAATTGCCTCAATATAACTGCTTTAATAGAAATGCTTCAGTTTTGCTTCAAAACTAGTGCACTGTAACTATACTAGTAGTTCTGGCTACCCATACTAGGTAGCAAATAATTCTGCTTAAGGCCTTTTTAGTCTTATCACTAGCATAATAAAtcatttatttctatataaatatatctggTTTGTCATCCTTAATCCTGCAGGACAAAGTCACCTAAAGGTTCATTCACcctttgctgttgctgtgcaCGTGCTGTGGGGGAGATGTGGGAGTGCCTAAATGTGGGCAACCatcagtgcccagggcagggctgtgtcccagcctggaAGGATTTCCCCTTGTTTACCTTCTGAGAACTCACTGGTTTCATTGTTAGGCACTGACCTTGCAGCCACGACTTTGTAACCAAATAAAATGATTCAGCAAATGCCAGAAGAGCTGAAATTCACACCAAGGCTGGAGGCAGCTTCAAACCCAGCAGTAACAATGGGAGTGTGCCTCACCAAGATGAGTGTCAgtgctttggggttttggggagatACTAATGGGAAGGATGAAGCATTTCTCCACACAACAAGCCTCCAGTCTTACTGTGGGATGGTGATTTGAGTAATTTTTATTGCCCTGCATAAAAGCAGTTTGGAAGCCTGTAAGCAGCCTACAGAGAGTGATTGTCCCTCTCCAAAAGCCCCCATAAAAATGAGTCAAAACCCTGTTTAAACTTAAAGGATGCCCTTGAGACCATTAGCTCTGCTtaggagctgcagccctgacccattaagataaaaataaatagagctTATTTTGGGAAGATGGAAGTGGGAACCAGCCCAATCACCAGTgagccactgccagcactgagcaAATGCTGTCTAAAGCTTGGGGTTATTGCTTTTTGTTCCATATACCTTCTACTAATAATTCAAAGTAAATTCAGTAAATTCTGTAATTCAAAGTAAATTCAGCAACCTTTTTGACCCACCACAATCTGCCCCTGCCTTGGTACCAAGTAACATAATTAGACAAGAAGGGATTTCTGAAAACACCTTGTATTTCCCAATCACAAAAAACCTCCAGCCCCCCTGCTCTGGAGTCTGAGCGTAGACTTGCACCATAACCAGATCCAacaataatgtaaaataaacaaGACACcaacaaaatgagaaacaatttcCCTACTTCTACCTTAAAGCCACAACTGAAACTCCATGGTGGAGATCCTGCAAGAAGGACCAgtataaaaaaattctgaaaaaataactCAAATCTAGTGTACAGCAGGTGACCTCAAACCTCACCTCAGGCAGCAAACAGGGCAGGTAACACCAGCAGACTCTCTCTCAAaaatttttcacaatttttgATTCTTCAGGGCTTTCTTTGCTCTTCACCTTGTAAACAAGAGCTTGTCAGGCAGGAAAATACAGCAGGGAAGCTGAAGGAGATAGTAACAAGCTTGGCAAACTCAGCTTTCCACTGCAGCACACCAAGGCAAGAGGGATAAGCCCTAAATTAAGCTACCTGTAAGATGCTCTCAAAGCAGCCTCAAACCTTCTTCCTTAACAAGGCCCACAACTTTATGCCCAGTGAGCAGCTAGGGGCTGGATTggtcagctcagagctggtAAAACTACTCTACCAGCACATGGAGAGGGGCCAAAGGCTAAGAGCAGTAATATTTAGCTTTATATATTCCTGCAAATAAGCCAGGATTAATTAGAGCAGGCAGCACTAAcgcctccccagctccctctgcgGGCTGGCACTCGCTCCCAGCCTGTAATTTCCCATGTGAAAAAGGTTAATTCAGAATTAGTATCTCTTTATAATAAGCTCCCAGGGCCAAGGCTTAGCCCAACTGCACTGAACCTGTGGTTTCAGGGACCAGCTGCAGatctttctctttgtttcctaATCAGAAGGAAACCTCCCTCATATTCCACAGCTGCAACCTATATAAGGGATGGGGCTCAGGCACTCTTGTTTTTCCTCGAATACTTGAGGGGAGGTAATTGTTCATCTGCAGCCCTCAAGAGCATGGAGAGCGCTTGGAGGATCTGCGTTTGTTTGTACTGCTGCTTGCCCTGGCTCTCTGCTGGCACCCAGTGCTCGCCCCGGGCCCGGGGGGGCTCTGCGGAGACCCCAGGGTTTTTGGCAGTTCCCGAGGATGCTGCGAGCCTGCTCAGCgcggggctgcagctgccccgaGGTGCGGCCCCAGCCCACGCCCTCCTGCCCCCGCTGCTCAAGGTGCTGCACGACCGCGGCccccggggctggcacagcGAGGCGCCGCGGCTGCAGCCGGACTCCAGGGCCCTTCGCTACATGAAGAGGCTGTACAGGATGTCTGCCACCAGGGACGGCATCCCCAAGGCGCAGCGAGGCCGCCTCTATAACACGGTGCGGCTCTTCACCCCGTGCTGGGAGTGCGAGCACAGCCCCGCGCACCTGGGTACAGGTAGGTATGCGCTGCTGGCAAGGGCACGCGGGGTTTCTGCGCGTCCTGTGCCGGCAGCACCGGATAAAAACACCTCCTTTCTTTAGCACTGCTGCTATTTTAGTCCTGGAGGCTCTTCTCCTAAACTGGGGGAGTTTTTTATAGCCTACTTCTCTTTGAGTGGCATTAGGTACAGACTTTACAGGCTGGGGAACACCACACAAGTGGTACGTACAAGACATGCTGATGTTTCAGGCTGACTCATCTCCTCATGAGTCAGAAAAAGCCACAAGCAGATCTCAGTGAAgtaagaaaagtggaaaaactgTTGAGGCATAAGGGGCAGTACATTTCCTTCTACAGCCCATCTTGGCTTTGATTTTTCAAAGAACTGCAGCACTGGTATGAGATCTGTACCAAACTGCCACAACCCACTGCCAGAGACTCCTCTCCTTGCCTGGTGTGTTTGCTAGAGAAGAATCATGACCAAACCCTGACGGGAAGAGGAGAATTACTTGTAAATCAGGCTTAGAACTGGGATGGCTGGGCACACTGTAACATGGTGCTTCTATGGCTTTCCTGAATGTGGGCTGATCACAACAACAGCACCTAGAACTTATTGGCTGTTAATCCTGCTGAGATGACCTGAGTTCTCCTGGCTTGGGTTTTTCATAGAAAGACAGATAAACACAAGcattgtgctgctgcacaggaacAGCCCTTTGAGGTGGAGTTCATGGTTTGTATCATCTGGAGTGTTTAGTTCCTGTTACCTCACACCAGCACTAAAGAGACAACAGCTGACTTCCTCCTGTGCTGgttcttttaaagaaatgaatCATAATGACTGTTAAAATCAGGGGCTTTCTTAGTTTTGTTGtaaatttcttaatttttaactCATATGCCCCTGACCAAAGTAGAAATTTCACATAGTAAATGTAAGGAAGGGCattgaaattgttttcttatGCTGCTGAATAATTTTTACTTACCCACTACAACAGTATTTATGTCTAGGTGGAAAAATAAGACACACTAACACTACAGGAATCTGTTTCCCTTCCCAGGAGACGCTCACTCGGTGGATTTACTCTTCAGCTTGGATCGTGTTACTGCTCTGGAACACTTACTCAAGTCTGTCTTGCTCTATTCCTTTGACACATCTGTTCCCATTTCCTCTTCCATTACCTGCATATGCCATTTATCCCTTAAGGAACATGATTTTTCCAGCCAAGTTTGTCCCAGCATTTCCCACTCTTTAGCTTTTAGCCTGCACTTTGGTGTTAGGAAACGCAAATGGGTGGAGATGGATGTGACTTCTTTCCTCCAGCCTCTGATTGCAATGAACAGGAGGAACGTGCACATGGCTCTGAACTTCACTTGTCTGATGGGTGACCCACAAGGGAGCACGAAACTGGGAAACGCTGTGAATGTGACACTGGTTCccccttcccttctgctctaTCTGAATGACACCAGCGAGCAAGCTTATCACCGGGGGAGCTCACTGGGGCAcgggaggaaaagcagcagcccgCTGGTGGATGCTCCAAGGGGTGACCAAGGCAGTCCCCAGGGCAAAAGGGCCTCTCGCCAGCGAAGGAACGAGAATCCCAAAGCGGCCCCGGCCACCTCACCTCACAACCTGAGCGAGTACCTGAAGCAGTTTGCGTTCCCCCCGCACGAGTGCGAGCTGCACAACTTCCGCCTGAGCTTCAGCCAGCTGCGCTGGGACCGCTGGATCATCGCCCCGCACCGCTACAGCCCGCAGTTCTGCCGGGGGGACTGTCCCCGCGCCCTGGGCCAGCGCTACGGCTCCCCGGTGCACACCATGGTGCAGACCCTCATCTACGAGCGCCTGGACCCCGCCGTGCCCCGGCCCTCGTGCGTGCCCGCCGCCTACAGCCCGCTCAGCGTGCTGACCATCGAGCCCGACGGCTCCATCGCCTACAAGGAGTACGAGGACATGATCGCCACCAGGTGCACCTGCCGCTAGTGGCCCTGCTCGGGCTGGCTCTGCACCCCAAGTGCAGCTTTTAGTTCTGCGTTCTCGAGGTCCTGCAGCTGCGGTCACTGAGCAGCGTTGCTGTAACTTCAGGAGCTGGGATTTAGCACCGAGTTACAGAAGGGGGTTTCAGGCCAGAGCACTGGTTTTTGTACTCACTCAGCCTTTCTAGGATGTGCAATTAAATGTAAATAGTGTCTTTTTATCGGGagaattttgcatttaaaatggGGGAAAGGTTTCAACTACTAAATGTCTATTTTTAAGCTGCTTtattacagattaaaaaaaaaaaggagagaaataaatgGCTGTCACACATACCCTGACATGCAGTGCCTGCTACTCTGCCTCTACAGAAACCTTGTGTGTGGCATCTCCAGCAATGACTAGCAAGAGGAGAAAGTCTTTAATGTCAATTATTTCTCCAGTTTTTCATTCTCTTCCCCTACCACATTCCAGCTCTCCCAAGCAGGGTGACAAAACCCTTCCTCACAGTTCTATAAAGATTAACAggttgtttttgcttttcttctgttgcaCTCTTTGGGCTTTCTCAGCTAAAAGAAGGGTAAGAATTTAAGGGCAGCTGTGGGTAATTTGTGAACACTTAAAGGCACTATTTTGGTAACAATTGGAATCAGGTGAGGCTTCCTTTGATTCAAAAATAAGGAGCAGCTGTCCATGGGGTGAGGGCAGAGCATTGTCCACGGGAGCCACACTAGCTTCTGGAGTAGGAAGAACTGTTTAAAAAGCTTAATCCCCCAAAATGGCTTCTAAAAGCCTTAAATGTGTTGATGTAAGTGCTGTTCAATGGGTTTAATATTCTGAAACGTGGGGCTGCAGCTTTGTTTCCTCTCACAATGAGACTGTAGGCAACAAGTGCCTCAACTCTAGATGCTTTCACACCAAATTTTTACTGTAATTGATTTATTatgatttgttttctcctcctggACTTGGGGTTCATACACAAACCTCTCAGCTTTAGTGGggatttttcttgtttgtttgttaattAAAGGCTGTGGAGCGGCACTATCTTGTAAAACTTGTTCAGAACATTCTTTAACATTGACTTGCAAATGgattaataaataaatgctgtAACTTTCTGCACTCAGTCACCCAACCAGCCCCTACCTGAGATCCTGAGCACCTCCAGAGGCTGGGAAttcagcctggcagggcagggactgctGAGTGGTGTCACTCTGATGGTGCACCTGGTCACTGAACCCACGGATGGAGCGGTGTCtggagagctcctggagcacaaATCTGCCCAAAAAGTGAATATAAAACCATCCTGGTGCCAGGACTGTGGGCAGCTGGGTTAGTTTGGATTCTATCacttctgctcttcccttcAAACTCTGGCAATTTGGCTTTGCTCACctgccagaaaagaaaataaatggaattgtTTCCTGAGACAAATCCTTCTAATTATGGTGAAATGTCTAATGTAGTCCAATAATCCTAATATATTCTAATAGTCCATTAATGGGTATCatctttagtatagtataataattCCAATAATAATATAGTAAATATGTGTAATATATTGTAATAATACCAATAATGTTGAACCTATCTAATATATTCTAATAATAATTCCAACAATGTTGAAGATGTTTAACATATTCTAACGAATCTAATATAGTGTAATATTAGTTTAAATAATGGCAAATATGTCTAATAGAGCCTAATCAAATAAAGTTGAAAATGTCTAATACAATCTAATAATTCTACTATAATTCATATCATGATGAAAATGTCTAATATTCTAGCCATTCTCATCTAGTCTAATAATAATTCCAATAATGTTAAATATGCCTAACAATTCTAGTATCTTCTAATAATTTCAATTATGTGGAAGATGATTAATTATATTATAGTAATCCTAACAATTATCTGTTAATGTGGAAGCTGATATAATAATTCTAATATATTCTAATTATAATTGCCATAACGTTAAAGACCTCTAATATATTCTAATAGTAATTTAAATAAGTTTGATGCTGAATATATTCTATAATTCTAATAATATGGAATATGTCTAATACAGTCTAATAATTATAGACTCTATTGATAATTCCAGTAATATTGAAGATATCTAATACAGTCTAATAGTGATTTCAGTTATGTGATAGTTATATCACAAACTGATAATTCAGTTATATTCTAATAATAATTCCAATATTGTTTAGGATGCTCATtgcggggcggggaggggggtTGTGGCGGGATATTTAACCtttaaaagccttttccagTGCAAACTCTTCCATAATTCCACGATTTTCTGCTTCAGGCACTTCGGCTGTTCATCGGAACTCCACAATCGCCACAcgaaaagtggttttttttttcctcagaccATTATTTATTTTCCGTCGGAACTCCACAATCGCCACACAATATAGGGTTTTTCCTCAGACCATTATTTATTTTCCGTGGGAGCTCCACAATCGCCAcacaaaagtgttttttttcttcattatttatttttggcGGTTTTCCGCTCTGAGGcaccgccccccccccccccccgcccctcaCGGCGCAGGTGCCTCGCGTgaccaccccccccccccccccttcacCTCAGGGCAGGGCCCGTTTATGGCGCACATCATTTATTACAAATCGCCCGTTAAAAACACACTTTAGTGTAACTGTGATTTATCACACACGTACTTCATCGCCTCTACCGTTTATTGCAAACGGAAAGCGCCGCTCGCGGTGCCCCGGAAGGCCTCGCCGAGGCAGTtccggggcgggcggcggccaTTGCGCTGTGACCGAGACCGAGCGGACACCGCGGCCATGGGGAAGCACTTCGGGAACCTGGCGCGGGTGCGCCATGTCATCTCCTACAGCCTGTCGCCCTTCGAGCAGCAAGCCTTCCCCAATGTCCTGTCCCACAGCGTCCCCAACGTGGCCCGCCGCTTCGCCTCCCAGGTGTTGAAGGTGGTGCCCCGTGAGTACGGGGGGGATTCCCTCTTTTTTGTACCTCCTTTATAGTGTAAATCTGGGGAGGGGAAGCactggggcagggtgggggttGTGGGATGTTGTTGTGTCGCAAGAGGTAGGTGCTGTGTGCGGTGCAGTGTCCCCTCTGCGGTGTCCCCATATTGTGAATATTCCATTCTCCCAGTGTCCCCGTGTGGTgaaatccccttttcccagtGTCCCCGTGTGGTGAaatcccagtgtcccctccctgcagtATCCTTTTGTAggtgtcctgtcactgcatcGTATGCCACTTTATTGTGAATTTCCCCTTACTGCAGTGTACCCTCAATGCATTATTCCCTTAGAGCAGCGTTCCCTCGTCCCACTGTCGCTTTATGGAGAGTGTCCCTTTCTAGCAGTGTCCCCTCATTGTGGTGTCCCCTGACCGTGCCTGTCCTCTGTCCCTGGCAGCCCTAGCCCTCGGTTACCTCATTTATTCCTGGGGGACGCAGGAGTTCGAGCGGCTCAAGAGGAAGAACCCGGCTGACTACGAGCGTGACCagtgagcaggagcagtgccagtGACCAGGAGCAGTGCCCACGTGGCTCCGGAGCTCCCGGGGACCTGCTGTGCTTGTTCCCATGGCCGGAGGGGATTAACAGGGAGATAAGCCTTGGCTAATAAACTGTAACTTTGCCCCATGACTCTGTGTGAAATCCGTGTCTTGAGCTGTTTGAGGTGAGGAGCATCAAATCCCTTGTCTGGTTCTCTCTGTACAGGCCGATAATCAGGCTGAAGTTCCATGTGCTCGGATGTTTTATCTTAAAGCACTTCCAGCCTTCGTAATTCCTGGTTCTTTGAAATATTCCTCAGTATAAAGTGCAACAAGGGCTGGTTTGAAATTGTTCCTTGTCCCCTTTATTTTTCCCATCACTGGCCACTGCTTTTGCTCCAGCCGTGAGATctgtgaaaaacaaacactgccTGGTTTGGTATTGATTAAAGCTGGATGGGCTGGCTGGTGgcttgggatttgggatggacTCTGACCTCTGGCCGGAGGCTCGCTCTTCATGGGAGCCCCGGGCAGAAGATGAAGGGGAACAGGTACAggctgcaccaggagaggtttcATCTCTGTGtaacaaaggaattttttccagtGAGAACAATCCGTCCCTGGAACAGCCTGGTGGTTTCAGGAGGTGACTGGACGGGGTGCCAGGTAACCTCTGGGCTCCCTTCCCACAGATGCCTGCACCAGCTGATCTgccaaggtcccttccaacctgggcTGTTCTCTGATCCTATGATTCTAATTACCTAGTTATGCCAATGTTAATTGGGTAATTAACTACACTCTGATATCTGATCAATGGTAAGAGGCTGCATCAGAACCTTCTTGAAAATGCCAGGAGAAGCAAGACTGTTTAATGCCTGAAGATGATTAAAAATCAGCTGCTGGTAATAAAGTTGACACAGGGTGACAAAATTCACCCTGTGTCTCTGAGTGTAGAAACACCTTCACTGTTGGAAGCTCAGAACACCTGGCTGGTTCCTTTATCCTAATTTTTTCCTCGCAGTGTTCCAGTGACTGcctccagctcccaccccatGCAGAGCAACACGTTGGTGTTCCTGCTGTGCTAttcctggagctgtcctgggagTTTATCTtatctgcagggcaggaatgacgtttccctgtgtgctcagggctgggctgtcagGAAGACAATGATGCTCTCACTTCAGGAAGCTGGGGCGATGCAATTTTTATAGCTCAGTGCTGGAGTATTTTGGGGACCAGAGCACGTGAGACCCAGCTCAGCCTCTTTCCTCCAAGCACAACCTGAGGTTGGCATAAGTAGCAATAAAATCAATCAGCCACTGTTCCCAAGTTGTCCCAAAAATATTCTGTGCTTAACTGCATTTTGGGTCACTGCTATTTTCTAGGCAGCTTAGGCAAGTGGGGAGCAACAaactggctgctgtggctgtgagcTGGCAGAGATGTATAGAGGCAGATTAATGCCAGAATAGACCTCAAAGCcccaccagtgccacccctgccatgggcagggacaacttccactatcccaggttgctccaagccctgtccagcctggccctggacacctgcagggatgcaggggcagccacagctgctctgggaaatgtGTGTCAGGGCCTCCCAGGGAacattcccaatatcccatctaaccgTGCCTCtggcagtttgaagccattcccccacATCTGTCACTGTGTGCCTGTATAAAATCCCTCTCCCCGAGCTGTTTCATTCAGAACGTGTGTCCTGCTCACGGCGCCTCTGAGAGCCACAGAGGGGTGGCCTCAGTGCCAGCCCCGTgcagctgtgcctcagcagctctgtcaccGTGTGCTGTCCCAGCGCTGCCCGGGGCTCTCACAaggtccctgctcctgctcacagaCGGCTGAACCGTGCCTGGCCCCGGGGCCAGACCAACGCaaacacagggacagagggacagaaggacagaaggacagagggacagcggCACTGCGGCCACGCGCCGGCCCCGGCAGGGTCAGCACGGAGGGACAGGGTCAGCACCGAGCTGTTCCACAGCACCgagctgctccacagcaccctgctgctaccctgccctgccccatcccagccctgccatcctGTCACCCTGCCCACCCCCCTGAaccttcccagccctcccctgccccttcccctgccatCCTGCAACTGTGCCCACCCAGCCCAAACCttcccagccatcccagccctgccatcctGCAACTGTGCCCACCTATCCTAATCCTGCCCTGCCAACCTCCACCTCGGATGCAggccccattcccagctgggatggCTCCTGCAAGCCTTGTGGCAGTGGGAGTTCGACCCATGGGCATTTCAGAATCTGAACAAGGGGCTTGAGAAGTTTTCactcatttatttctgttctccttTGGGCAATTATTAGAAGTGGCAACAGAGCaagattttgtgtttctttcctcACGTCTCTGCTGTGGGGTCTTACTGGCCTGTGGGAATTGAGGGAATGGAAAGGACCAGCTgttattctcttttttcccccaatttctTGCACAGAGCAGTTTGCTGCCTGACTGGGACAGTCTGATGCTATTAGTGACCCAGAGGTACAGACAACAATTCTGATCTATCATCACAAAGTATCAGCCTTCCCCAGCCAGAAAAGCTGAGACAATGACTTacagagggctctgctgctcttccaaaCCCTGTGCTTCATGGAAGTAgtcagggctcctgctgcttgtCCTCCTTTGTGTTCTGTACTAGTGCCTGgtggaaacagcagaaattaGAACTCAGTTACATGAAAAGGAAGGACTCCATGGGAAAAACAACTGAGAAATTCACAcccaaatataaaataaacttcTTAAGT
It encodes:
- the GDF9 gene encoding growth/differentiation factor 9 yields the protein MESAWRICVCLYCCLPWLSAGTQCSPRARGGSAETPGFLAVPEDAASLLSAGLQLPRGAAPAHALLPPLLKVLHDRGPRGWHSEAPRLQPDSRALRYMKRLYRMSATRDGIPKAQRGRLYNTVRLFTPCWECEHSPAHLGTGDAHSVDLLFSLDRVTALEHLLKSVLLYSFDTSVPISSSITCICHLSLKEHDFSSQVCPSISHSLAFSLHFGVRKRKWVEMDVTSFLQPLIAMNRRNVHMALNFTCLMGDPQGSTKLGNAVNVTLVPPSLLLYLNDTSEQAYHRGSSLGHGRKSSSPLVDAPRGDQGSPQGKRASRQRRNENPKAAPATSPHNLSEYLKQFAFPPHECELHNFRLSFSQLRWDRWIIAPHRYSPQFCRGDCPRALGQRYGSPVHTMVQTLIYERLDPAVPRPSCVPAAYSPLSVLTIEPDGSIAYKEYEDMIATRCTCR
- the LOC118692325 gene encoding cytochrome b-c1 complex subunit 8 — its product is MGKHFGNLARVRHVISYSLSPFEQQAFPNVLSHSVPNVARRFASQVLKVVPPLALGYLIYSWGTQEFERLKRKNPADYERDQ